ATTTGGCCGTAGGCTCGCGCTACGTCGCGGGTGGAGGCACACGGAACTGGGGTGCGGGCAGGCGTTTCATCAGCCGGGGCGGCGGCACCTACGCACGGGTCGTGCTGGGCGTCGGTGTTCAAGACCTCACGGCCGGTTTCAAGGCGTGGAAGGTCGAAACCCTGCGTCGGATCAAGCTCGGCGACGTCGGGGCGCGCGGGTATGGGTTTCAGATCGAGATGACCTTTCGCGTGCTGCGAAATGGCATGCGGGTGCAGGAGGTGCCGATCCTGTTCGAGGATCGGCGGGTCGGGGCGTCGAAGATGTCGGGAGGCATCTTCTTCGAGGCGATGTCTCTGGTGTGGCGCCTGAGACTCGCCATCCCGCGCGGCAAGGGCTAAAGAGCCCCCATGTCGCCCGCGCCCGCTCCCTCCCATGACGGCTGGCCACCGGGTGTGTGCGCTCGCTTCGCGCTGCTCCTGTGGGTGACCTACGCCTATTTCATTGCGGCCCCGTCGTGGAATCCCAACGCTCACTTCGACCTCACGCTCTCTTTGGTCGAATACGGCCGGCTCGACATCGATCCCTACCACCACAACACGGGCGACAAGGCCACCCATGGGGGGCACGTGTTCAGCGACAAGGCGCCAGGACTCTCGTTCCTCGCCGCCCTGCCGTACGCGGTCTTTCGCGCAGGCTGGCGTGCCTTGGGGGGAGCCCCCCCGCAGGTGGTCGCCATCGGTCGGGGGGGGCGCTTCGATGCAGGCGCCGTGCGAGGCGATGGCGACGACGATGTGCTGCTGAACCCTTCCTTTCGCTTTGGCCTCTACGTAGCAACCGTATTCACCTCGGGCCTGGCCGTGGCCGCACTCGGGGGCCTGCTCCTCGCCCTTGGGCGGCAGGCAGGACTCTCCCGTCCCGTCGCCACGGCCGCAGCCATGGGTGCCTGCCTTGGCACTCTGCTCTTTCCCTACGCAACGAGCCTTCACGGGCACGCCGTGGCGGCCGCGCTGGCCTTCGCATCTTTTGGTATTTTGGCGCTCGAGCCCCCAGCCAGTCGGGACGATGGGACGCCCCCGTTTCGCCCGCGGCGATTGGCCTGGGCGGGCCTGTGCGGCGGCACCGCCGTGACCTGCGAGTGGCCCGCCGCGCTGGCGCTGGCAGCCGTAAGCGTTTGGGTCGTGGCCCGCGCGGTTCGGCCGACAGGTTGGCGGCACGTGACACGCCTGTGGCCCTTCGTGGGAGCCGCCGCTTTTCCCCTCGCACTCGCGCTGCTCTACAACACTGCGGCGTTCGGAGGCCCCTTCCGTCTGGGTTACGGTCACTTGCACCGAGACGAGTTCGCGGCGGGCATGGGCCGGGGCCTGTTCGGCATCGGATGGCCATCGCCCCTGGTCATGCTGAAACAGACCTTCGGCCGCAGCCGAGGGCTGTTCTACACGACGCCTCTTCTTCTCTTCGCCACTTTGGGACTTTGCACCTGGCGGCGACGCACCCGCGCCTGGCCGGACGTGCCCGCGGTGGCGGGCTTCACGGTGGTGTCCTCGCTTTTCCTCTCGGCGGGTTACTACATGTGGTGGGGCGGGGCGGCTTTGGGACCTCGCCACGTCATCTTCGCGTTGCCTTTTTGGGCGATGGGCCTGCTCGTCACGTGGCGGGAGCCTCCTGAACCGGGCGGGCAGGGGCCCGAATCGCGCGCGCACCGCTGGTACCGGCAGGGGGCGTTCGCGGCGTGGTCGCTTTCGATCCTGAACATGCTCCTCGGCACGGCGGTGGGTTTGGAGGCCCCCCTGACAAGCGACGTTCTGTTCAGGTATGTCTATCCATCGACAGCCATGGGGCACGTCCCCTCTCTTCCGGGAGCGTCGAATCTGGGGCGCCTCGTGGGTCTGTCTGGCGCTTTGTCTCTTCTACCTCTCGTGGCACTGTGGCTGATCTACATCTCGCGCGTCTGGCCCTTGTTCGTTCCCGCGGCACGTTCGCGAGGGCCTCATGAGTGAGCCCGTGTCTGCGGGTCCCCTGGTGGCCGTCGGCGAGTCCAGCTCCCGCGGCCCGGAGCGGCTGGCCGTGGCGATCATTGCAGCCCTGGTGCTGGCATTTTTCGGGCACGTGCTGCGCTTTCCGTTCATCTACGACGACCACTGGACCATCGTCGACAACCCGGTCGTCAGCCAAGGCAGTGGGCTTGGGCAGCTGCTCAGCGGTCAGCTGGTCCGTGAGGGGGTTCCCGACGCAGGACGACCCGTGATGCTGGCGTCAGTCATTCTGGATGCCCGTCTGTGGGGTCTGTCACCCATGGCGTTTCACGCTCAGAACCTGTTCTGGCACGCGCTGGCCTCGATCCTCGTTTTGCTAGGCCTGCGCCACCTGACCCAGTCTTTGCCTGCGGCCCTGTTCGCCGCCGCGATCTTTGCCGTGCATCCGCTCACCGTCGAACCGGTCGCCGCGGTGAATTACAGGGAAGATCTGCTGTCCACGTCGTTTCTTCTGCTGGGGCTTTTCGCTGTGGGCGCCTCCCGGCGGGCCGACGGCAGAGGCGCCGTTGTTGTCCAGAAGGTGCTGGCCTTCGGGTGTTTCGTGACGGCCGCAGGGGCCAAAGAGTCCGC
The Myxococcales bacterium DNA segment above includes these coding regions:
- a CDS encoding polyprenol monophosphomannose synthase, which encodes MSSPGPRTLIVIPTYNERDCLPDIVRAVRAALPEATVQVVDDNSPDGTGAVADALASQDPQVRVLHRAAKAGLGAAYIDAFGRALDEGSWDRIVQMDADFSHAPTDVPRLLAAIDAGADLAVGSRYVAGGGTRNWGAGRRFISRGGGTYARVVLGVGVQDLTAGFKAWKVETLRRIKLGDVGARGYGFQIEMTFRVLRNGMRVQEVPILFEDRRVGASKMSGGIFFEAMSLVWRLRLAIPRGKG